The Allochromatium tepidum genome has a window encoding:
- the thrC gene encoding threonine synthase, which yields MHYISTRGGIEPIGFAQAVMMGLATDGGLLVPAEIPVLEPARLRIWAGLSFQELALEVSTLFIGDEIPRADLKALIDRSYATFSHPEVTPVVTAGETRILELFHGPTAAFKDVALQWLGNLFDYLLEREGGRLNIVGATSGDTGSAAIYGVRGKERIRIFILHPKGRVSPIQERQMTTVPDGNVHNVAVRGTFDDAQNIVKTLFNDLPFKSAYRLGAVNSINWARILAQTVYYFYAWGRITGGDTERRVSFSVPTGNFGDVFAGYLARRMGLPIDRLIIATNRNDILTRFVHSGVYAVEDHVHQTLSPAMDIQIASNFERYLYYLHDGDQARVRALLDDLKRTGRLEVSAEQHRQAQADFDAVAVSDAETLDQIRATYEATGYILCPHTAVGVRAARDLPEAVCLATAHPAKFGEAVVRAIGCEAPPPPSLQGLLGKEARCAELDATAEAVKAHIEATLKAVSAA from the coding sequence ATGCACTACATCAGTACCCGTGGCGGAATCGAGCCGATCGGTTTCGCGCAAGCCGTGATGATGGGGCTGGCGACCGACGGCGGTCTGCTGGTTCCGGCCGAGATCCCCGTCCTCGAACCGGCGCGACTGCGCATTTGGGCGGGGTTGAGCTTCCAGGAACTGGCGCTCGAAGTGTCGACACTTTTCATCGGTGACGAGATCCCTCGCGCCGATCTGAAGGCGCTGATCGATCGCTCTTACGCGACCTTCAGTCATCCCGAGGTCACGCCCGTGGTGACGGCGGGCGAGACGCGCATCCTGGAACTCTTCCATGGACCGACGGCGGCCTTCAAGGACGTGGCCCTGCAATGGCTCGGTAATCTGTTCGACTATCTGCTCGAACGCGAGGGCGGACGGCTCAACATCGTCGGCGCGACCTCGGGGGATACCGGCTCGGCGGCCATCTATGGCGTGCGCGGCAAGGAGCGCATCCGGATCTTCATCCTGCATCCCAAGGGCCGGGTCTCGCCGATCCAGGAACGGCAGATGACCACGGTGCCGGACGGTAATGTCCACAATGTCGCGGTGCGCGGTACCTTCGATGATGCGCAAAACATCGTCAAGACATTGTTCAACGATCTGCCGTTCAAGTCGGCCTATCGGCTCGGTGCGGTCAACTCGATCAACTGGGCGCGGATCCTGGCGCAGACCGTCTACTATTTCTATGCCTGGGGGCGGATCACGGGCGGCGATACCGAACGTCGGGTCAGCTTCTCGGTGCCGACCGGCAACTTCGGTGACGTCTTCGCCGGCTATCTGGCCCGTCGCATGGGGCTACCGATCGACCGCCTCATCATCGCGACCAATCGCAACGACATCCTGACCCGGTTCGTCCACAGCGGCGTCTATGCCGTGGAGGATCACGTCCATCAGACGCTCAGCCCGGCGATGGACATCCAGATCGCTTCCAACTTCGAGCGCTATCTCTACTATCTGCACGACGGCGATCAGGCGCGGGTGCGCGCGCTGCTCGACGATCTCAAGCGCACCGGACGTCTCGAAGTCTCCGCCGAGCAGCATCGGCAGGCCCAGGCCGATTTCGACGCGGTCGCCGTGAGCGATGCCGAGACGCTCGACCAGATCCGCGCGACCTATGAGGCGACCGGGTACATTCTCTGTCCGCATACCGCTGTCGGGGTGCGCGCCGCGCGTGATCTGCCCGAGGCCGTATGTCTGGCCACCGCACATCCGGCCAAGTTCGGCGAGGCGGTCGTCCGGGCCATCGGGTGTGAGGCACCGCCGCCGCCCTCGCTCCAGGGTCTGCTGGGGAAGGAGGCGCGCTGTGCCGAGCTGGACGCGACCGCCGAGGCCGTGAAGGCACACATCGAGGCGACACTCAAGGCGGTGTCCGCAGCATGA
- a CDS encoding GGDEF domain-containing protein produces MNVNRMDFRDDLNTASDYLRMAVPQMVRRRIPPTPYNYALWYAHVQNASPDLSRSLLAEFPENGPYDPEKSESLFFEYFVKHYLPTSPQARDLIADIVTKLTQAVSRNLRGTQNYGASLREAMTVFEESAIDPERIRTMVGQLLTETRDLESLTQAFQSELQSAGAQVERLKRELEESERRARLDALTKIPNRRGFDEALAQSLSGGDDEPTCLMLMDLDHFKRLNDTYGHPMGDRVLEIVGSVLAKVRSDRVFVARYGGEEFAVIVHDELEVAQTLAEQIRRQVAALQIKRKSTQDTIGTITVSIGLTRLRPGETAESLIERADTGLYRAKDGGRDRVVIA; encoded by the coding sequence ATGAACGTCAACCGGATGGACTTCAGGGACGACCTGAACACGGCCTCGGATTATCTGCGCATGGCGGTACCGCAGATGGTGCGCCGCCGCATCCCGCCGACACCCTACAACTACGCGCTCTGGTACGCGCACGTCCAGAACGCCTCGCCGGATCTGAGCCGCTCGCTGCTGGCCGAGTTTCCGGAGAACGGCCCCTATGACCCCGAGAAGAGCGAGTCGCTGTTCTTCGAGTATTTCGTCAAGCATTACCTCCCGACCAGCCCGCAGGCACGGGATCTCATCGCCGATATCGTCACCAAGCTGACCCAGGCGGTCTCGCGCAATCTGCGCGGCACCCAGAACTATGGCGCCAGCCTGCGCGAGGCCATGACGGTGTTCGAGGAGAGCGCCATCGATCCGGAGCGCATCCGCACCATGGTCGGCCAGTTGCTCACCGAGACGCGCGATCTGGAGAGCCTCACCCAAGCCTTCCAGAGCGAGCTGCAATCGGCCGGTGCCCAGGTCGAACGCCTCAAGCGCGAGCTGGAGGAGAGCGAACGGCGCGCGCGTCTGGATGCGCTGACCAAGATCCCCAACCGGCGCGGCTTCGACGAGGCGCTGGCCCAGTCGCTCTCGGGCGGCGACGACGAGCCGACCTGTCTGATGCTGATGGATCTCGACCACTTCAAGCGGCTCAACGACACCTATGGTCATCCGATGGGCGATCGGGTGCTGGAGATCGTCGGCAGCGTCCTGGCCAAGGTGCGGAGCGATCGGGTGTTCGTCGCCCGCTATGGCGGTGAGGAGTTCGCGGTCATCGTCCATGACGAACTGGAGGTCGCCCAGACGCTCGCCGAGCAGATCCGGCGTCAGGTCGCCGCGCTCCAGATCAAGCGCAAGAGCACCCAGGACACCATCGGCACGATCACGGTCTCCATCGGTCTGACGCGCTTGCGGCCGGGCGAGACGGCCGAGTCCCTGATCGAACGGGCCGACACCGGACTCTATCGCGCCAAGGACGGCGGACGCGATCGGGTCGTGATCGCGTGA
- the dtd gene encoding D-aminoacyl-tRNA deacylase produces MIGLLQRVSEARVVVAGETVGAIERGLLVLVGVQRGDDEARAERLLERLLGYRVFPDAQDRMNLSLRDIDGGLLLVPQFTLAADTRKGTRASFTSAAPPDEGRRLFDHLVERARAAHPRVATGRFGADMQVGLINDGPVTFRLET; encoded by the coding sequence ATGATCGGCCTGCTGCAACGGGTCAGTGAGGCTCGGGTGGTGGTCGCGGGCGAGACGGTCGGCGCCATCGAGCGCGGGTTGCTGGTGCTGGTCGGTGTTCAGCGCGGCGACGATGAAGCGCGCGCCGAGCGGTTGCTGGAGCGGCTGCTCGGCTATCGGGTCTTTCCCGATGCGCAGGATCGCATGAACCTGAGTCTGCGCGACATCGACGGCGGTCTGCTGCTGGTGCCGCAGTTCACGCTCGCCGCCGATACCAGGAAGGGCACGCGCGCAAGCTTCACCTCGGCCGCACCGCCCGACGAGGGCCGGCGGCTGTTCGATCATCTGGTCGAGCGCGCGCGTGCCGCCCATCCCAGGGTCGCCACAGGTCGCTTCGGGGCCGACATGCAGGTCGGCCTGATCAACGACGGCCCCGTGACCTTCCGGCTCGAAACCTGA
- a CDS encoding sodium:solute symporter family protein yields MTALEIWTYSIVGATFALYIGIAIWSRAGSTSEFYVAGGGVHPVANGMATAADWMSAASFISMAGMLAFGGYGGSVFLMGWTGGYVLLALLLAPYLRKFGKFTVPEFIGDRYYANSARVVAVVCLILASVTYVIGQMTGIGVAFGRFLGVSYEMGILAGMGIVAIYAILGGMKGITYTQIAQYVVLIFAYTIPAIFISLNLTGNPIPQLGLGSEYAPEGVASGLSLLEKLDQVVKDLGFKEYTTQVMGSTLNMFVYTLSLMIGTAGLPHVIIRFFTVPKVADARYSAGWALVFIAILYTTAPAVGAMARLNLMDTIQIGPVGEETGNLVYDERPEWFKRWETTGLLKFEDKNGDGRIQYYDDKNAEFAAKAESFGWKGNEMVTVNNDIMVLANPEIAGLPNWVIALVVAGGLAAALSTAAGLLLAISSAISHDLLKGVFKPQITEKNELMAGRLSMIGAILLAGYLGLNPPGFAAGTVAIAFGLAASSIFPALMLGIFAKRMNKQGAIAGMVAGITVTLLYVFQHKGIFFIKGTEFLAPLGLEANWFFGITPEAFGAIGAVANFAVALLVSALTAPPPEHIQHLVEDVRIPRGAGAATGH; encoded by the coding sequence ATGACCGCACTTGAGATCTGGACCTATTCCATCGTCGGCGCGACCTTCGCGCTCTACATCGGCATCGCGATCTGGTCGCGCGCCGGCTCCACCAGTGAATTCTACGTCGCCGGCGGCGGCGTGCACCCGGTCGCCAATGGCATGGCGACGGCAGCCGACTGGATGTCGGCGGCCTCCTTCATCTCCATGGCCGGTATGCTCGCGTTCGGCGGCTACGGCGGCTCGGTGTTCCTGATGGGCTGGACCGGCGGCTATGTGCTGCTGGCCCTGCTGCTGGCGCCCTATCTGCGCAAATTCGGCAAGTTCACGGTGCCCGAGTTCATCGGCGACCGCTACTATGCCAACTCGGCGCGCGTGGTGGCCGTCGTCTGTCTGATCCTGGCCTCGGTGACCTACGTCATCGGCCAGATGACGGGTATCGGTGTGGCCTTCGGGCGCTTCCTCGGCGTCTCCTACGAGATGGGCATCCTGGCCGGCATGGGCATCGTGGCCATCTACGCCATCCTCGGCGGCATGAAGGGCATCACCTACACCCAGATCGCGCAGTACGTGGTGCTGATCTTCGCCTACACCATCCCGGCGATCTTCATCTCGCTGAATCTGACCGGCAACCCTATCCCGCAACTGGGTCTGGGCAGCGAATACGCCCCCGAGGGCGTCGCCAGCGGCCTGTCCCTGCTGGAAAAGCTCGATCAGGTGGTCAAGGATCTCGGATTCAAGGAATATACCACCCAGGTGATGGGCAGCACGCTCAACATGTTCGTCTACACCCTGTCGCTGATGATCGGTACGGCCGGTCTGCCGCACGTCATCATCCGCTTCTTCACCGTGCCCAAGGTTGCCGATGCGCGCTATTCGGCCGGTTGGGCGTTGGTCTTCATCGCCATCCTCTACACCACGGCTCCGGCCGTCGGCGCCATGGCACGTCTGAACCTGATGGACACCATCCAGATCGGTCCGGTCGGCGAGGAAACCGGCAATCTGGTCTATGACGAGCGTCCCGAGTGGTTCAAGCGTTGGGAGACCACCGGCCTCCTGAAATTCGAGGACAAGAACGGCGACGGTCGTATCCAGTACTACGACGACAAGAACGCCGAGTTCGCCGCCAAGGCCGAGTCCTTCGGCTGGAAAGGCAACGAGATGGTCACGGTCAACAACGATATCATGGTGTTGGCCAATCCCGAGATCGCCGGATTGCCCAACTGGGTGATCGCGCTGGTGGTCGCCGGCGGTCTGGCGGCGGCGCTCTCGACAGCCGCCGGTCTGTTGCTGGCCATCTCCTCGGCGATCTCGCATGACCTGCTCAAGGGCGTGTTCAAGCCGCAGATCACCGAGAAGAACGAGCTGATGGCCGGGCGTCTGTCCATGATCGGCGCCATCCTGCTCGCGGGCTATCTCGGCCTGAATCCACCCGGATTCGCGGCGGGAACCGTGGCCATCGCCTTTGGTCTGGCGGCCTCCTCGATCTTCCCCGCACTCATGCTCGGCATCTTTGCCAAGCGAATGAACAAGCAGGGGGCAATCGCGGGCATGGTCGCCGGTATCACCGTGACCCTGCTCTATGTGTTCCAGCACAAGGGGATCTTCTTCATCAAGGGCACCGAGTTCCTGGCCCCCCTGGGTCTGGAGGCCAACTGGTTCTTCGGCATCACGCCCGAGGCCTTCGGCGCGATCGGCGCGGTGGCAAACTTCGCGGTCGCCCTGCTGGTCTCGGCGCTCACGGCCCCGCCGCCGGAGCACATCCAGCATCTGGTCGAGGACGTGCGCATCCCGCGTGGCGCAGGAGCCGCCACGGGTCATTGA
- a CDS encoding DUF4212 domain-containing protein: MTPDKRADYWKANLRYLVILLIVWFVVSYGFAILLVEPLNAIHLGGYPLGFWFAQQGSIYIFVALIFIYAALMNRLDREFDVGEE, encoded by the coding sequence ATGACACCTGACAAGCGCGCGGACTACTGGAAAGCGAATCTTCGCTATCTGGTAATCCTATTGATCGTCTGGTTCGTCGTTTCCTACGGCTTCGCCATCCTGCTCGTCGAACCGCTCAACGCCATCCATCTCGGCGGCTACCCGCTCGGCTTCTGGTTCGCCCAACAGGGTTCGATCTATATCTTCGTGGCGCTGATCTTCATCTACGCGGCCTTGATGAACCGGCTCGATCGTGAATTCGACGTCGGCGAAGAGTGA
- a CDS encoding DUF4143 domain-containing protein produces the protein MRALERQGHGRLCFYGPPGTGKTAFAEVLAEALDREPVARQASDLLSPYVGETEHNLARLFREIDPRHTVLLLDEVDSFLADRRQAQRSWERPQVNELLQQMERFPGIFVAATNLMAGLDGAALRRFDFKLHFRALTGPQRIALFAREALGDEQAPVPPAYARHLETLQGLTPGDFATVCRQRALLGETLTPEQFLKRLMAEWRLKGRGGAHGLRYWSQGWRIVLERLGHRPCCSTPPLHAEALQIDDDITRLQGMYHHRLQTDRLRLLARSFPVVVVSGARQVGKTTLLRHCFPEYDYVVFDASLDIENARREPDLFLLNHPPPVILDEIQYAPEVVAAIKRRVDRAPERAGQYLLTGSQQWQIPQRLSESLAGRSAFLDLFGFSIPEIVDAPGGWLPGWLEAKDDFLAQARTAGRYEGQLPEWLWRGCLPRAIALETEVIPDFWSGYHRTYVERDARLLGEVDDWQEFGRFVRLMSALTAQEINYSQLGREIGMTPQTARRWLKILEGTYQWFELAAFSGNPTKRVSSRPKGYFADTGLACHHARLSSPRALTSHPLYGALFETAMAGELIKQAAVLPARPVFYHWRSAGGAEVDLILERDGRLHPFEIKLTAAPTRRMASGITAFREAHTHLDVAVGALLCAVDQPRWITEDVMALPWNLLG, from the coding sequence GTGCGGGCGCTGGAGCGTCAGGGGCACGGACGGCTGTGTTTCTATGGTCCGCCCGGTACCGGCAAGACGGCCTTCGCCGAGGTGCTGGCCGAGGCGCTCGACCGCGAACCGGTCGCCCGTCAGGCCTCCGATCTGCTCTCGCCCTATGTCGGCGAGACCGAGCACAATCTGGCGCGGCTGTTTCGCGAAATCGATCCCCGGCATACGGTGCTCTTGCTCGACGAGGTCGACAGCTTCCTGGCCGACCGGCGTCAGGCCCAGCGCTCTTGGGAGCGCCCCCAGGTCAATGAGCTGTTGCAGCAGATGGAGCGCTTTCCGGGGATCTTCGTCGCCGCCACCAACCTGATGGCGGGACTCGACGGCGCGGCCCTGCGCCGCTTCGATTTCAAGCTGCACTTCCGGGCACTGACCGGCCCGCAGCGGATCGCGCTCTTTGCCCGCGAGGCGCTGGGGGATGAACAGGCGCCGGTCCCGCCGGCCTATGCGCGCCATCTGGAGACGCTGCAAGGACTGACGCCGGGGGACTTCGCCACCGTCTGCCGTCAGCGCGCCCTGCTCGGCGAGACGCTCACGCCCGAGCAGTTCCTCAAGCGGCTCATGGCCGAGTGGCGGCTCAAGGGGCGAGGAGGCGCGCATGGCCTGAGATATTGGAGCCAGGGATGGCGCATTGTCCTTGAGCGACTCGGCCATAGACCGTGCTGTTCGACGCCGCCGCTTCATGCAGAAGCCTTGCAAATCGATGATGACATCACTAGATTGCAAGGCATGTATCACCATCGACTGCAAACCGACCGTCTGCGCCTGCTGGCGCGTTCCTTCCCCGTCGTCGTGGTCAGCGGTGCACGCCAGGTCGGCAAGACCACGCTGCTGCGTCACTGTTTTCCCGAGTACGACTATGTGGTGTTCGACGCCAGTCTGGACATCGAGAATGCACGGCGAGAACCCGATCTCTTCCTGCTCAACCACCCGCCGCCGGTCATCCTCGACGAGATCCAGTATGCGCCCGAGGTCGTCGCCGCCATCAAGCGCCGGGTCGACCGCGCCCCCGAACGCGCCGGCCAATACCTCCTGACCGGCTCGCAACAGTGGCAGATCCCGCAACGGCTGTCCGAGAGTCTGGCAGGTCGCAGTGCCTTTCTCGACCTTTTCGGGTTTTCCATCCCCGAGATCGTCGACGCCCCCGGCGGATGGCTGCCGGGCTGGCTGGAGGCCAAGGACGACTTTCTCGCCCAGGCGCGCACGGCCGGCCGCTATGAGGGACAGTTGCCGGAATGGCTGTGGCGCGGCTGCCTGCCGCGCGCCATCGCGCTCGAGACCGAGGTCATCCCCGATTTCTGGTCCGGCTACCATCGCACCTATGTCGAGCGCGACGCTCGCCTGCTGGGGGAGGTCGACGACTGGCAGGAATTCGGACGCTTCGTCCGGCTGATGAGCGCGCTCACGGCTCAGGAGATCAACTACAGTCAGTTGGGACGCGAGATCGGCATGACGCCCCAGACCGCGCGCCGTTGGCTCAAGATCCTGGAAGGCACCTATCAATGGTTCGAGCTCGCGGCCTTTTCGGGCAATCCGACCAAGCGGGTCTCGTCCCGGCCCAAGGGCTATTTCGCCGATACCGGTCTGGCCTGCCATCATGCGCGACTGTCCTCGCCCCGCGCCCTCACCAGTCATCCGCTGTACGGCGCCCTGTTCGAGACGGCCATGGCCGGCGAACTCATCAAGCAGGCCGCCGTGTTGCCCGCACGTCCCGTCTTCTACCATTGGCGCTCGGCGGGCGGGGCCGAGGTCGATCTGATCCTGGAGCGCGACGGACGGCTCCACCCGTTCGAGATCAAACTGACCGCCGCGCCGACTCGCCGCATGGCCTCCGGAATCACCGCGTTCCGTGAGGCACACACCCATCTCGATGTCGCCGTCGGCGCCCTGTTGTGTGCGGTCGATCAGCCGCGCTGGATCACGGAGGATGTCATGGCTCTGCCCTGGAATCTGCTCGGCTGA
- a CDS encoding alpha-isopropylmalate synthase regulatory domain-containing protein: MTDSVLKASAVNEPTRRLSGRRVLIMDTTLRDGEQTQGVSFAPAEKLNIAKVLLEQVRVDRIEVASARVSSGEASAVTRIIDWARERGLVERVEVLGFVDGGASVDWILGAGGRVLNLLAKGSEKHCRGQLGKTLDEHVADVRATIERAQSQGLRVNLYLEDWSNGYRDNPDYVYGLVERLADVGIGHFMLPDTLGVMTPDQVFAAVSDMVGRFPALRFDFHPHNDYGLATANILAAVRAGAAAVHCTVNCLGERAGNASLAEVAVNLRDQLDCELGIDETHLARVSELVESFSGKRISDNAPIVGADVFTQTAGIHADGDKKGSLYHSRLSPERFARRRKYALGKLAGKASLAKNLERLDIELSEENQRKVLQRIVELGDSKKTITTEDLPFIIAEVLESKDYDHAELLACTVASSLDLESMAGIKIRLGDQVFTGTGAGNGGFDAFTNALGRILKRQGITLPPLIDYEIRIPKGGRTDALTECSITWQTERGELRTRGVHANQVFAAIGATMRMLNIQMHRASAESRREGGV, translated from the coding sequence ATGACTGACTCGGTTCTGAAGGCGTCGGCCGTGAACGAGCCGACGCGACGGCTATCCGGGCGGCGTGTCCTGATCATGGACACCACGCTGCGCGACGGCGAGCAGACTCAGGGCGTGTCGTTCGCGCCCGCCGAGAAGCTCAACATCGCCAAGGTCTTGCTCGAACAGGTGCGGGTCGATCGGATCGAGGTCGCTTCGGCGCGCGTGTCCTCGGGCGAGGCCAGTGCCGTGACCCGGATCATCGACTGGGCCAGAGAGCGCGGACTGGTCGAGCGGGTCGAGGTGCTGGGGTTCGTCGACGGCGGGGCGAGCGTGGACTGGATCCTGGGGGCCGGCGGCCGGGTGCTGAACCTGCTGGCCAAGGGCAGCGAGAAGCACTGTCGCGGTCAGCTCGGCAAGACGCTCGATGAGCATGTCGCCGATGTGCGCGCGACCATCGAGCGGGCGCAGTCGCAGGGGTTGCGCGTCAACCTCTATCTGGAGGACTGGTCGAACGGCTATCGCGACAATCCGGACTATGTCTATGGTCTGGTCGAGCGGTTGGCCGATGTCGGGATCGGGCACTTCATGCTCCCCGACACGCTCGGGGTCATGACGCCGGATCAGGTCTTCGCCGCCGTTTCGGACATGGTCGGGCGTTTTCCGGCGCTCCGGTTCGATTTCCATCCGCACAACGACTATGGGCTGGCGACCGCCAATATTCTGGCGGCGGTCCGGGCGGGCGCGGCGGCGGTGCACTGCACGGTCAACTGTCTCGGCGAGCGGGCGGGGAATGCGTCGCTGGCCGAGGTCGCGGTCAATCTGCGCGATCAGCTCGACTGCGAACTCGGGATCGACGAGACGCATCTGGCGCGTGTCAGCGAGCTGGTCGAGTCTTTTTCGGGCAAGCGGATCAGCGACAATGCGCCGATCGTCGGGGCGGATGTCTTCACCCAGACCGCCGGTATCCATGCCGACGGCGACAAGAAGGGCAGTCTCTATCACAGCCGGCTCTCGCCCGAGCGTTTTGCACGGCGGCGCAAATATGCGCTCGGCAAGCTCGCCGGCAAGGCGTCGCTGGCCAAGAACCTGGAGCGGCTCGACATCGAGCTGTCGGAGGAGAATCAGCGCAAGGTCTTGCAGCGCATCGTCGAGCTGGGGGATTCCAAGAAGACCATCACCACCGAGGATCTGCCCTTCATCATCGCCGAGGTGCTGGAGAGCAAGGACTATGATCACGCCGAACTCCTGGCCTGCACGGTCGCATCGAGTCTGGATCTGGAATCCATGGCCGGGATCAAGATCCGGCTCGGCGATCAGGTCTTCACCGGCACGGGCGCGGGCAATGGCGGTTTCGATGCCTTCACCAATGCGCTCGGGCGGATTCTCAAGCGTCAGGGGATCACGCTGCCGCCGCTGATCGACTACGAGATCCGCATTCCCAAGGGGGGGCGGACCGATGCGCTCACCGAATGCAGCATCACCTGGCAGACCGAGCGCGGCGAGCTACGGACCCGTGGGGTCCATGCCAATCAGGTGTTCGCCGCCATCGGCGCGACCATGCGGATGCTGAATATCCAGATGCATCGGGCGTCGGCCGAGTCCAGGCGTGAGGGTGGGGTCTGA
- the pip gene encoding prolyl aminopeptidase, with protein sequence MGTKTTDLYPVTEPFAVHDLVVDNGHRLYVEECGRPDGLPAIFLHGGPGAGCEPAHRGFFDPERYRAVLFDQRGCGRSTPHASLMANTTWDLVSDMELIRQQLGIERWLVFGGSWGSTLALAYAETYPERVSALVVRGIFLCRSEEIRWFYQDGASWVFPDLWEDFLAPIPEDERGDLLGAYHARLTGEDAAVRLEAARAWSIWEGRTATLLTNPNVQAHFADPHVALSLARIESHYFVNGAFLAPDQLLRDAHRLADIPGVIVQGRYDLICPMRSAWDLHRVWPTAELQVVPDAGHSAFEPGIRRALVAATDRFARELS encoded by the coding sequence ATGGGCACCAAGACCACGGATCTCTATCCAGTCACCGAACCCTTCGCGGTCCATGACCTGGTCGTCGACAACGGCCATCGGCTCTATGTGGAGGAATGCGGTCGCCCCGACGGATTGCCGGCGATCTTTCTGCACGGCGGACCGGGCGCGGGGTGCGAGCCGGCGCATCGCGGCTTCTTCGATCCCGAGCGCTATCGGGCGGTGCTCTTCGACCAGCGCGGTTGCGGGCGCTCGACGCCGCACGCCTCGCTCATGGCCAACACCACCTGGGATCTGGTCTCGGACATGGAACTGATCCGCCAACAGCTCGGGATCGAGCGCTGGCTGGTGTTCGGCGGCTCCTGGGGGTCGACGCTGGCGCTGGCCTATGCCGAGACCTATCCCGAACGGGTTTCGGCGCTGGTGGTGCGCGGGATCTTTCTCTGTCGCTCTGAGGAGATCCGCTGGTTCTATCAGGACGGGGCGAGCTGGGTCTTTCCCGATCTCTGGGAGGATTTCCTGGCGCCCATTCCGGAGGACGAGCGCGGCGACCTGCTCGGGGCCTATCATGCGCGGCTCACCGGCGAGGATGCCGCCGTTCGGCTGGAGGCGGCGCGCGCCTGGTCGATCTGGGAGGGGCGTACCGCGACCCTGCTCACCAATCCCAACGTTCAGGCCCATTTCGCCGATCCTCACGTGGCCCTGAGTCTGGCACGCATCGAGAGCCACTATTTCGTCAACGGGGCCTTTCTGGCGCCGGACCAGTTGCTGCGCGATGCCCATCGGCTGGCCGACATCCCAGGCGTGATCGTCCAGGGACGCTATGACCTCATCTGCCCCATGCGCTCGGCCTGGGATCTGCATCGCGTCTGGCCGACGGCTGAATTGCAGGTCGTCCCGGATGCCGGGCACTCGGCCTTCGAGCCGGGGATTCGCCGTGCCCTGGTCGCGGCGACCGATCGCTTCGCGCGTGAATTGTCATGA
- a CDS encoding WYL domain-containing protein — protein MVRPQWVLRLLRWLLGAGDKLEVIAPPDLRRVVAAQTRKAAVLY, from the coding sequence ATGGTCCGTCCTCAGTGGGTTTTGAGACTGCTGCGCTGGCTGCTGGGGGCTGGGGACAAGCTGGAGGTCATCGCCCCGCCGGATCTGCGCCGCGTCGTCGCGGCCCAGACGCGCAAGGCGGCGGTGCTCTATTGA